The genome window AGGGCAAAAAATGACCCTAACTAATAATCCAAAATAATCCTCATGCCTCAACATAAAGGTACGTACCGGACAAAGTGGGTATCCATAATAATTTAGCGACACAGGGCTAACAGCCCCAGCTCCCTGCCTAGGATGGTGGTACTTACAGGAAGCACCAAATTTACAGGTTCCTGTCCTCATGTAGTACTGCAGATGAAGTGAAAGTGAGATAGTTATTGCAAATGCATCAGCTAACTAAAGTAACAAGAAATTAAACAAGCAAAAAAGGGACCATAGGCCAATAACAACCCAACTGGAACCTTAACATATACCATATATAAGAACAAAGGAGGAAAGTGCAGGTTACCTTATATAGTACATTGAATGCACACTGTGCAGAATCAGTTGTTAGCATACATCAGAACTCAGAAGTCACAAAAACATCCAAAACAGCCAAACCCACTTTCACTGTGGCACACAGGCTGACCCATTCACTGTGGATACTCCTCTCCACCAGCTCTTGCAGCTCCCAGAATCTGAGCAGAATCATCTTTCAAATTAACCAATAAATTCTACAATCACTTCTATCAACACCACAGATCACATTATCAAATCATCATGCGCTAATCAATTTCTTTAACATTCAGTAGAAATTAAGAGAATGATTTGACgcgaagaaagaaaaatacatcATTCAATCCACAATTTAAGTATCAAACCTAACTgaacaagaaaaatcaaatgacGTCAGGGAAACCGATCAAAACCCTCAAAAAAAGCCCTAAAAGTGAAATAATAAATCAGTGCAATTACCGCACCATTGTCACGTGGATGATTGAACCGGCACCAAGACCCATACCCGCAAAATCCGGTCCTCAAATAGTATATGCAATCAGCCTCGTCCGGCCGTTCCGGGTACCCAAATTGCCCACCATCGCGTCCTCCACCGCTAGGGCCGCTACAGCTGCTCAAACCCAACCGCCACATAGGTTCTACACAAACACATTcgccaaacaaacaaaaaaaccaaaacaacaaatcACATTCCATTAACAACCACAAAAAATTCACGGTCGAAATCCATTCCCTAGTATAAGCACAAGGAAGGTCACCTTCAAGCCCGGTCTCGGCTCCACTCCATGGACGGATCCGATTGCGAACCCTCCTGGCCCGACCGTACTTCTCCATGCCCCTTCGTACGGACACCCGTGTACGGTTACGACGGCCCTAGAATGCTGCACCTGAAACTCCGATCAAACTGTTTCTTCTTCCTGTCCTTAACCTTTCCAGAGAGAGTAGACACAGCTCGTCGGATTCCGTTCAAGGTTTCTTGAAAGACACACAGTGTTCGCGGCTTTCGGTCTTAGCTTCGATCCTTCTTTGTGTGAGAGTGTGTGAGAGACAGCGAGGCCTTTTGCGTCAGTGTGAAGGTGGTGGTTATATTCGCGCCAAACATTGAAAAGAGTTTTCCTAAAATATTTGTCTAGTGAAGTTACATGAATGTCCTCTAGTGAATGGGTTTGTGCTCTAAGCTACCATGGGACAAAGTTGTCTTTTTGTAAGGTTATGCTGtccataaataatttcataaaatttaGTGTTTTCTTTACTgctgtcttttttctttttttttttaattaccgACAATtatattatacaaatttgtccatttaacattttatatatgtctaaactctaaaccatcCATGTTCCATTCCATTGGTAGTCATGTGAGTCAGATACCTATCAATACCAAAGTCCTCTCACCTTAAAAGAGATTCATTTTTGTTCCCCAAATACAAGCTCATAAGCAATTGCTCTTGTTTAATTACATCACATACATAGATGGCATCGATCTGCACCCATTTTATTTCATACTAAACACGATCATATTCACCCACACTTATTGTCACACTCAcacttaataaattatgaacTAAATGCCCCGTTAATTCACATCTTACATAGGCACTTCATCAACCACCAATGAAGTCACGTTGTCTTTCAAACTTAGTTGATTTGTGAATCCATCCTCCAGCTTGAATGTCTCTTTCACTGTACGTCCGCATAAGCCCAACCAGTGGCTTGATCGAGAAGTTCCATCGACACTGCACTATTTGGTCTCATCCATTCCTCATTGATATCCTTCCATGCATTATTCTCAATCATTTTCTTCAACCCCGCAactgcttcttcttcctctgtgATGCCATATTCCTTCATATAACACTCGACAGCCGACGCAACGTGGCGTCTCTTTTGCTCAAACTTCATATATCAATGTTACAAAATGTCAAATGGCAAGAAAAGATCGAAACACAGAACTgcttattatattgttttaatgAACTAGGAATTGTACCCTGTGACTTGTATTGTCGTCGACGAGACAAGCTATAGTCTGTGAAGCTGTCATGAATTTCGGACTACTTTCGAGCCATTCGAATGCCTCGATTGTCGCGATTTCTCCGATGACAAAGAAACACATCAGGGGAAGAATATCGCAACAGCTTGTGATTAATCCATTTTTCAAGTATTCGTCAAATGTAGGCACATAACCAGCATTGCACCATTGGGCCTCAACAAGGTTTCCTCTTACATATGCTTTCCACTTAACATTGGCATTGACACAAATAACAGAAGTTGTTAACATTTACTACTGATTGAATATAAATAGTGAGCAATTTATACACAAATATGTTACCAGCAGGATTCGAACCCCGCACACTGGACAGAAATACATGAATGGTTAGTCAGCTGAGCTGAGCATCGGTGTGTATGTAAAATACTTTTGATATAAAGTAATTATTAGATCTTACCCCTTCTTTCACATACGAGAAAGCATAGGCTCTTCCCTCCTCTTTTGACTCTTTCTCCAATTCATCAAAGAAACTTAATTAAGAGAATCTTGTATTGAGGTCTCATATAGTCTGCAACTCATCCATAGCAGCAATGTCCCTTCTTATTTAAAGAAAGATATGGAAAAGGCAAGAGCTTGTTAAAAGACATTTTAATATAGAGGCTCTAGTTGAGCTAGAGCCCATTTTAGAGCTCATTGACGAAATAATATAGCTTGTTGActcatttacatttttttttaaaaccaagaacgatatcatacaagtttgtcttttgggaATCCGATATGGCCTAAACATGGATCGTCAAGCGTGCATAAAAATTTTTCACCTGACGATACTGTAAGGGGTCAAAACGGCACAAAGGTATTTCTCCTAGTTGAAATCAAACATAAGACCTTTGAGCCCATTCCATTTGGCCCtagaaagattttttttggtaaccaagaatTCTCTCGCCTAACATGCCCATCGGACAACTGGGCTAGCTCATCACTAGGCAATCACCCAAATGATTGTTTTATCCAAGGTGAAAGATCTTAGAGGATTATTAGAAATCATGCGTCTTGAAAAAGgctaaaaacaaagagaaaactgaAAGAAACAAAGTTGCAAGTACCAGACCTTTCCATTGCGCGCATTCATAAAGCATTCAAGCTCCTCAAGTGTACCATATGCATCAAATGTGTCTTCCAGAATTGTTATTAAGATCACTCATTTACCCATAATGATCCGGGCACAAGCATATTGAGGCTCGAAAAAGGCTCCAATACCCACCAAGAAGCTCTCCGGGAGTCTGTCTCTTGCATAGGGAAAGTTTGATTCAATGTCAATGGTGTCCTTGTATCACCTACaatgaaattgaataaaaaaatgtaattccATTCTTATTGGATGTTATTGTggtttttatatttatgtatttgaaaCACTAGTTACATTCAAGACTTGTAGTTTTgtatcggattgacataatacAACTGAATGATATAAAAAACATTGAGATACTTAGCATTTTCGATTTACA of Tripterygium wilfordii isolate XIE 37 chromosome 13, ASM1340144v1, whole genome shotgun sequence contains these proteins:
- the LOC120012676 gene encoding zinc finger CCCH domain-containing protein 34-like, giving the protein MEKYGRARRVRNRIRPWSGAETGLEEPMWRLGLSSCSGPSGGGRDGGQFGYPERPDEADCIYYLRTGFCGYGSWCRFNHPRDNDSGSCKSWWRGVSTVNGSACVPQ
- the LOC120012677 gene encoding probable terpene synthase 6, with the translated sequence MHARLIPAMHYGSCMSGDQGEWVMDSYDCVMMGSYELWLAVVPTSSCDTRTPLTLNQTFPMQETDSRRASWWVLEPFSSLNMLVPGSLWPFSRRMISNNPLRSFTLDKTIIWKESKEEGRAYAFSYVKEGWKAYVRGNLVEAQWCNAGYVPTFDEYLKNGLITSCCDILPLMCFFVIGEIATIEAFEWLESSPKFMTASQTIACLVDDNTSHRFEQKRRHVASAVECYMKEYGITEEEEAVAGLKKMIENNAWKDINEEWMRPNSAVSMELLDQATGWAYADVQ